Proteins from a single region of Cherax quadricarinatus isolate ZL_2023a unplaced genomic scaffold, ASM3850222v1 Contig4086, whole genome shotgun sequence:
- the LOC138852109 gene encoding uncharacterized protein DDB_G0290587-like: MLVPPYSSHDLSLVTATELLDISCSETRKTKYRSPANMATVATSTATTTTTTTTSTATTTTTSTSTATTNTTTSTTTTSTSMATSTTTITTTTSTATPYVATPRLRGRPRKDVPVATRRPVGRPKGTKNKRRPNLFTLIPYEASTSTTTQDMATSTSTVTLSRMTTSVASTSTATPDVANNSDIDTSVASDIPVSTPASAEVSSATQRLSLFSNVITEFIDINIKMVNCNTL, encoded by the coding sequence CACTGCTACTGAACTATTGGATATTTCATGTTCAGAAACAAGGAAGACAAAATATAGGAGTCCCGCAAATATGGCCACCGTGGCCACCTccacggctactactactaccacaactactacctccacggctacaactaccacaacttctACTTCCACggctactactaataccacaacttctactaccacaacttcTACCTCCATGGCTACCTCAACGACCACTATCACGACTACTACCTCCACGGCCACTCCATATGTGGCCACCCCACGTTTACGTGGTCGACCCAGAAAAGACGTACCTGTGGCCACACGACGTCCAGTTGGCCGACCAAAAGGAACGAAGAACAAAAGACGTCCCAATTTATTTACATTGATCCCATATGaggccagcacctccaccaccacccaagatatggccaccagcacctccactgtCACTTTATCTCGTATGACCACATCTGTGGccagcacctccactgccaccccAGATGTGGCCAACAACTCTGATATTGATACTAGTGTTGCGAGTGATATTCCAGTGTCAACACCTGCATCTGCTGAGGTGTCAAGTGCCACACAGAGATTGTCATTATTTAGTAATGTAATTACTGAGTTTATTGACATAAATATAAAGATGGTGAATTGTAATACATTATAG